The DNA segment TAATACTCCGCGAGCCGCTGCAGTCGGTCTTCGCCGGCCTCCTCGACGCGATTACAGGCCTCCTCGTAGGCGCGCCGGCGGCGCTGAAGCCGGTCAATCAGTTCCTCGACTCCCTCCTCACTCATCGTAGACGTCCTCGGGATCGAACACCTTCTCGCCGACCACGTCGCCGTCGATCGTCCGGTAGAAACAGCTCCGATACCCCGTGTGACAGGCCCCGCCCTCCTGGTCGATCAGATACAGCAGGGCGTCGCCGTCACAGTCGACGCGGATCTCCTCGACGTGCTGGGTGTGCCCGCTTGTCGCACCCTTCTCCCAGATCTCGTCGCGGCTCCGGGAGTAGTAGTGGGCGCGACCGGTCTCGCGGGTTCGTTCGAGCGCTTCGGACGTGACGTATGCGAGCATGAGAACCTCGCCGCTGTCGGCGTCCTGGGCGATCGCCGGGAGATACTCGTTGTCCTCGAAGGCCAGTTTCGGGGGCGCGTCGCTCATATCACTGTGGTCGGCACAGGCTCGCATAGGCCTTTTGCGTCGGTGCGTAGGGGGCAGGTGACAGACTGATCCATCCGTTCGGAAACCTACCGGTCGATCACCGATGTTTCCAGTGTGTGAGAAACCGGTCTACCCATTTGAGTATTGAATCCGAGAAACCGAATATGGCGATCAACCGATTCGGGTGCACGGAGGACCCGATCGACCCGGACATGGAGGATCGCGATCTCCGCGTGGTCCTCGAAATCGACCGTGGGGGGCCATGTAGACTGGACAGCGTCGATGGCGACGTAGTGAACATCGACGTGCGTCTGAGTGACGAGACCTGCAGCGTCGACGCAACGGTTCGAGAACCCGAGGAAGAGAGCGTTGTGACCCAGTTCTTCGAAAACAACCTGTGTGATCACTGTCCCGGGAAGGTCTTCGCCGACCACGGCTGTCTCCCGCGATACAGGGAGCTGAGCGAGAATTCGTTCGTCGTCGAGACGTACGTTTCCGACACAGAAGCCGTCGCGGACCTCGTCGCCGATATCCGGGAGATCTGCGCGCGCGTCTCCCTCAAGAGCATCGTCTCGACCGATACGTCCGCGTTCGAGGAGAACTGTTCGGTCGATATCTCCGCACTCACCACAAAACAGCGCGAGGCCGTGTATCACGCCCAGAAGCTGGGCTATTACGACCCCGACTCGGACGTGTCGCTGGACACACTCGCCGATCGGATCGGTATCTCGACCTCGGCGCTGTCACAGCGTCTCCGGCGAGCCGAAGCCAACGTCCTCCGCCAGCTCTCGGTGGAGTGTTCCTGCTGGGACGACGTCGACGGTTAGTTTTCGTTTGCGCTCTCTCGCTTGTGACTCTGGTGTCGGACCCGGTGGTATATAAAGCCTAAATCGATCCCGAGGTACGGTCATCCCCGTGTACTGTCTCTGTACCGTGTATGGAACGCGAACTCGACCGTCGAACGTTCCTCGCACTGTCCAGTGTCGCAGGTGCAGCCGCGATCGCTGGCTGTTCGGGCGGCGATAACGGAGATACGACGACAGACGCCGGAGGCACGGCGACTGACACGGAAAGCCCAACCGAGACGACAACGACGACTGAGCCGTCGGACGATCAGTCCTCGAGTACGGATATCGACCCGACTGATACCGAGAGTGCGCTGATCGAACCCGCGACGCTGCAAGAGTGGTTGGACGCGGGCATCGTCAACACCGACGACGTGTACGAGGACCGCGTCGTAATTCTTCGGGTGGATACAGGTAATTACAGCGTCAACGGTCACATTCCGAACGCAGTCAAGATGGCGACCGACGACGCCGAAGGGCCCGCTGTCCTGACCGAGACTCGCCTTGACGGACTTGGCGAGACCCAGAAGCTCGTCGCGTCCGGTTCCGTCGTCGACCAGATCCTCCAGAACGCCGGTGTCGGTCCGAACACGACCATCGTCCTCTCTGGGGAGGTCCCGATGTATAACGCCCGGACGTACTGGACGCTCCGGTACTGGGGCTTCCCGCGCGAGCGCATCAAGGTCCTCAACGGCGGCCCCACCGCCTATGCGGACGAGGTAGGCAGCCTGACGGGCGAAACGCCTGAAACGCCCGAAACCGGGTACACCGTCGAAGGCTTCGAGGAGACGAACTACGCCCTTCGGGAAGGTCTCAACGAGATGCTCCAGCTAGTCGACGACAAAAACGCTGGCGAGAGTGATGCGTCGATCCTCGATCTCCGTGGTCCGGATCAGGACGCGAAGATCGCCGGCAGTACCCTCGACGCACCGGACAGCTACACGCAGGGCGGGTTCACCGAGTCCGTCAAGTGGAAACCCGCCGACGAGATCGAAGACCACGTCTTCGGCTACGAGGACATCGAAGACGGTGACCCGATCGTCACGCTGTGTCACAGCGGATTCAAAGGCACGCTGGCCTTCTTCGCCCTCGACGGTATCCTCGGGTACGACAACGTCTCGCTTTATGATGGCTCCTGGAAGTTCCAGTGGAAGCAGTACAACGGAAATCAGGATCCGACCCCCAACGACCTGTGGCGGACCGATATGCACGAACGGACCGACGGTGAAATCACGGCGACCGACCTGGTCACGATCGATTCCGATCTCAGCAGCGAACTGGATGAACTCGCCACGCTCGATGCCAACCAGGTCAAGCGGGACGACCTCAATTACCTGGGCGCCAGCGGCGGCGACTTCGGTTGCGGGTCCTGATCCGTTCGCCGGAACAGGACAGCGATCAGGCGTCCCGGGTGACGATCACTTCGTCATCGGGCGCTGCGTCCTGAGGAATTTCTATCTGGATGAACTCCTGGGTATCCATGTCACAGACGACGACCACGTCGGCCGACGTGCAGAGCATGTTGTACGACTCGACGCTGTACTTCTTTCGCGTCTCCATCGAGTCGACGATCTCCTCGAACTCCTCCTTCGTGAGCGTATCCTCCCCCTCTGCGACGCGCACCAGCGTGTCGAGCGAATTGGACGGTTCAGCATCCATTTTGCATCACAGGTGAACTTGCACCCGCTGGTACAAAGCGTTGTTGTCTGTTATTGGATCTATCAAACAATACTATGCGATCGATGGACCGAGTCTTCCCGTCCGAGCCGATCAGTCGACGATTCTTGGGAACGGTCTCTGTCGTCCGATCTTATAAAGGCTTAATTGATACCGAGTGTGGGCTTTGCTCGTTTAGCCACTCTCTATCGATATGGGAGAGTCATGTTCGTGACGACACAGCCAACAGCCAGCGAACGATTCAGGTGGAGCGGTAGCCGGATCCGACGGTCCGAGAGGGGTTTCTCGCGAGGTGACACAAATGAGTGAGCACAACAGTGCGCTCACTCGACGAAACCTGCTCAAAGGCGCCGGTGTCGCTGCCGGGGCGGTGGCTCTCGGTGGCTGTCTCTCCGGCGATCAGAGCAACTCACAGCAGGGAGCGCTTTCGACGGCCTTCGGCAACTGCTGGATGTGTAGCCACAACTGCGGACAGAAAGCCTACGTTCGGGACGGCTCCGTCGTGAACCTCACCGGTGTAGACGGTCACCCGCGCGGGAGTGCCGGCGAGGGCACAGAAGGGACGCTCTGTCCGAAAGGACTGGCCCAACTCGACAAGACCCACGACCCCAAGCGGATCAAGGAACCGCACATCCGTGAGAACGGCACATTGAAGAAAGTCAGTTGGGAGAAAGCGTTCCAGTACACCGCCGAACGGCTGGTCAGCTTCGACGAGAACAACGGCGCCGAGACGTTCCTCGATGCGACTAGCTGGGCGGAGACGGACATCTTCCGAACGGTCTGGCGTGACTTGTATGGTTCGCCCGAGCGGATCAGCCGCGGGATCCACGTCTGTGCCGGTCCAACCTTCGTCACCGGCGGGATGATGGGCGTCGGCTCGAACAACCGGGTTCCGGACTACCAGAACTCCGAGTACATCATCGCCTGGGGCCGGAACATCCTGAACTCCTTTGCCGGGCAGTTCGAGGCCAAAGGCGTCCTCGAAGCGATCGAGAACAACGGCGCGACGCTGGTCACCATCGACCCGCAGCACACGATCACCGCCCAGAAGTCCGACGAGTGGATGCCGATCAAGCCCCGGACCGACGGCGCGCTGGCGCTTTCGATGGCCAACGTCATCATCGAGGAGGGCCTGTACGACGAGGCGTTCGTCGAGAACCACACCCACGGCTTTGACGCCTACCGGGAGGCCGCGATGGATATGCCTCCGGAGAAGGCGGCCGAGATCACCGGTCTCGACGCCGAGCAGATCCGGACGGTTGCACGCGGATTCGCCGAGGCCGCTCCGCAGGCGGGCATCTCCGTCTGGACCGGGACGGCACAGGCCGGCAACGGCTGGAAGGCGACCCAGAATATCACCGCGCTGAACGGACTGGTCGGGAACATCGACAAGCCGGGTGGCCTGCGACTGTGGAAGTATCCCTCCACGGCATCCTTCGGTGAGGTTTGCGAGCAAGACTACACGAACCGCGCCGAGTTCAAGGACCCGGCACTGAAGAAATACGACGAGTATTCGGACTACCCCGCCCGACACATCGAGGGTATCGCGCACAACCTGGTGCCCGAGATGGTCGAGAACGAACACATCAACGGGATCGTCTGCCACCACGACGACCCGCTGAAGGACGGCAATGCCGAGTCCTGGATCGAGGCGATTGAGGCGATGGACCTCGTCATCTCGATCGATGCCTACTGGAACGGCGTCTCGCGTCGGGCGGACATCGTTCTCCCGGAAGCGACCCAACTCGAGAAGGACACCCTCGGCACCGGAAACTGGAACGCCTACCCCAACCACAAGTGGGTCACCGGCTCGAAAGCCGCCGTCGAACCACGGTGGAACACCAAGCCCGATTTCGATATCCTGAAAGGCATCGCCAACGAGATGGCCGAGAAGACGGACAACGACGACTGGACGGTCTTCCAGCAGTGGGACTCCCACGAGGCGTACATCGACGACCAGCTCTCGACGCTTGATCTGACGCTGGAGGACATCGACAGCGGCGAGAAGAACTACGCACTCGTCGAGGAGTACGACTACCAGCAGTACGGGGAGAACTTCACGTTCCGGTTCGACCTCGACCAGATCGACTCCTTCGCGGCGGCCGCCGAGGAGGCCGGCATGGA comes from the Halapricum desulfuricans genome and includes:
- the hisI gene encoding phosphoribosyl-AMP cyclohydrolase — encoded protein: MSDAPPKLAFEDNEYLPAIAQDADSGEVLMLAYVTSEALERTRETGRAHYYSRSRDEIWEKGATSGHTQHVEEIRVDCDGDALLYLIDQEGGACHTGYRSCFYRTIDGDVVGEKVFDPEDVYDE
- a CDS encoding helix-turn-helix domain-containing protein; translation: MAINRFGCTEDPIDPDMEDRDLRVVLEIDRGGPCRLDSVDGDVVNIDVRLSDETCSVDATVREPEEESVVTQFFENNLCDHCPGKVFADHGCLPRYRELSENSFVVETYVSDTEAVADLVADIREICARVSLKSIVSTDTSAFEENCSVDISALTTKQREAVYHAQKLGYYDPDSDVSLDTLADRIGISTSALSQRLRRAEANVLRQLSVECSCWDDVDG
- the extH gene encoding selenite/tellurite reduction operon rhodanese-like protein ExtH — its product is MERELDRRTFLALSSVAGAAAIAGCSGGDNGDTTTDAGGTATDTESPTETTTTTEPSDDQSSSTDIDPTDTESALIEPATLQEWLDAGIVNTDDVYEDRVVILRVDTGNYSVNGHIPNAVKMATDDAEGPAVLTETRLDGLGETQKLVASGSVVDQILQNAGVGPNTTIVLSGEVPMYNARTYWTLRYWGFPRERIKVLNGGPTAYADEVGSLTGETPETPETGYTVEGFEETNYALREGLNEMLQLVDDKNAGESDASILDLRGPDQDAKIAGSTLDAPDSYTQGGFTESVKWKPADEIEDHVFGYEDIEDGDPIVTLCHSGFKGTLAFFALDGILGYDNVSLYDGSWKFQWKQYNGNQDPTPNDLWRTDMHERTDGEITATDLVTIDSDLSSELDELATLDANQVKRDDLNYLGASGGDFGCGS
- a CDS encoding molybdopterin-containing oxidoreductase family protein, with the translated sequence MSEHNSALTRRNLLKGAGVAAGAVALGGCLSGDQSNSQQGALSTAFGNCWMCSHNCGQKAYVRDGSVVNLTGVDGHPRGSAGEGTEGTLCPKGLAQLDKTHDPKRIKEPHIRENGTLKKVSWEKAFQYTAERLVSFDENNGAETFLDATSWAETDIFRTVWRDLYGSPERISRGIHVCAGPTFVTGGMMGVGSNNRVPDYQNSEYIIAWGRNILNSFAGQFEAKGVLEAIENNGATLVTIDPQHTITAQKSDEWMPIKPRTDGALALSMANVIIEEGLYDEAFVENHTHGFDAYREAAMDMPPEKAAEITGLDAEQIRTVARGFAEAAPQAGISVWTGTAQAGNGWKATQNITALNGLVGNIDKPGGLRLWKYPSTASFGEVCEQDYTNRAEFKDPALKKYDEYSDYPARHIEGIAHNLVPEMVENEHINGIVCHHDDPLKDGNAESWIEAIEAMDLVISIDAYWNGVSRRADIVLPEATQLEKDTLGTGNWNAYPNHKWVTGSKAAVEPRWNTKPDFDILKGIANEMAEKTDNDDWTVFQQWDSHEAYIDDQLSTLDLTLEDIDSGEKNYALVEEYDYQQYGENFTFRFDLDQIDSFAAAAEEAGMDTAPEWIPPGTYGDSTSEEYPLEFTDIRSVFFSHGSNQPHERLQDQFAKRNQLSEEDYRGNYLYLNPEDADARDIETGDMVTIESETGSGELMAIVTERARPGLVTSQYGFGQTSAITTGEDTREQSADGMNTMMLHNEQMDPITGQVDRHIAVDVAPAGGD